The following nucleotide sequence is from uncultured Draconibacterium sp..
TTTCCAATGGCTTCTGAATATTCACCGTCCAGCGTATTTTCATAGCCGCTGTTTACTACTTTTATTTTGCCATCGGGACGCATGGAGTAGTTGGCAGTAACGCCCACCAATCCTCTTTCAAAGCGATGATCGTAACGGGCAATTTCGTACCAGGTTCCCAGGTACTTTTGTAGGTCGAGTTCTTTAACTACACTATTATCAATCATTTGTTTTTGCCCCGAACAGCTGGAAAATAAACTGCTTAGTATAAAGCTAAACAGAACAAGCGAAAAAGACCAATTGTGTTGAATTTTTGTTTTTTTGTACATCTGTTTTGTTTAAAGTTATATATAAAACAATAAACAAAGACTTTGGTTCGGTAAAAGGAAAACTATTCGTTCAATGAGATTACTAAAGGCAACGAGTAAAGATTCTTCCAAAATAAAATGCGCTTGTTTCCTGATATAGATATTTTTATATCTTCGCGGCGTATTAACCACGTGTTCTTGATAACCACGTTAAAAACAAGAGAAATGAAGAATAAAGTATCCGTTCTGTTTATGCTTGCAGGTATTCTTTTCGCCACCTGCTTATTGATTTCCAACATTCTTGCTTCAAAAATTATGATGATCGGTCCGTGGTCGGCACCGGCCGGAGTATTGATCTTTCCACTGGCTTACATCATTAACGATGTGCTGGTTGAAGTATGGGGTTACCAAAAAACCCGCCTCATCATCTGGGCAGGATTTGGAGTAAATGTACTTGCCGTACTATTTTTTACCCTTGCAATTACTGTAAATGCCGCGCCTTTCTGGGAAAACCAGAATGCCTTTGCAACTGTTTTGGGCAGTACGCCGCGAATTGTAGCTGCCAGTATGCTGGCCTACCTGATGGGGTCTTTTCTGAATGCATACGTAATGAGCAAGTTTAAAGTACTTACCAAAGGAAAAGGTTTTTCTATTCGTGCAGTTGTATCAACGCTTGTTGGCGAAAGTGCTGACTCGGCCATTTTTATTACCATTGCTTTTGCCGGAATATTTCCTGTAAATGCGCTGTTAACAATGATCGTTACCCAGGCGATCATCAAAACCGTATACGAAATTGCAGTGCTTCCGCTAACCATTTGGGTGGTTGGTAAAGTAAAAAAACTGGAAGGTATCGATACTTACGATTACCAGATCTCTTACAATCCGTTTAAACTGGGGCAGGTTTAATATTTGACAAAATGATTTCAACAGATAAGAAAAAAGCGCTGGTGGTATTTTCTGGCGGCCAGGATTCTACCACATGCCTGTTTTGGGCAAAACAGGAATTCGACGAAGTATATGCCATTGCATTTAACTACGGTCAGCGCCATGCTATTGAGCTGGAATCGGCCAAAAATATAGCTG
It contains:
- a CDS encoding queuosine precursor transporter, whose amino-acid sequence is MKNKVSVLFMLAGILFATCLLISNILASKIMMIGPWSAPAGVLIFPLAYIINDVLVEVWGYQKTRLIIWAGFGVNVLAVLFFTLAITVNAAPFWENQNAFATVLGSTPRIVAASMLAYLMGSFLNAYVMSKFKVLTKGKGFSIRAVVSTLVGESADSAIFITIAFAGIFPVNALLTMIVTQAIIKTVYEIAVLPLTIWVVGKVKKLEGIDTYDYQISYNPFKLGQV